The Ignicoccus islandicus DSM 13165 sequence TCCCTTTCGAACCACTTCTCCAAGCTTTCTACCGAGGCCCAGTGATTTGGCTTAGTTAACCACGATATAACGAAACCCTCTACCTTAATTCCATCGGACTCGTAATGAAGGGGTAAACCGGAGGGTTCGTGGATTATTTTAGGTGAAGGCACGCCGTAGTTACCTACCATCGGGTGGGTGAAAACTAATATTTGTCCCTTGTAGGAAGGGTCCGTTAGCGATTCAGGGTAGCCGTTCATTGTTGTAGTGAAGACTACCTCGCCAAAGGAAGTCTGGGGCTTTCCGAATAGACAGCCTTCCAGTTCGGTGCCATCCTCCAATATTAGGTAACCTTTCTCATATTCTTCGCAGTCCACTAAAACCCACGTAAAGGATCCTTGAACAGTATTTATAATTTTTTGGAGAGTCTTTAATTTCCTTAGACGAAACAAGATGGGGTTCCCTAGTCTAAGTAGATTGAGAATGGGGAGACGAGAAGAGGTTGTTGAGAGGCGTTGTAATGGGCCCGGGGGGATTCGAACCCCCGACCACCCGGTTATCAGCCGGGCGCTCTGCCGGGCTGAGCTACGGGCCCTCCGATGAACACTCGCATAAGCGAGTTTTTAAATTTTGAATAGCTACTTTTATACAGCGATGACGTTCGCAGGGTTGGCTGATTTAGTGATGAAGAAGAGCCGATCCGAGCACTCCCTTAAGGTTATCTTAGAGAAATCGCGAAGCAAGAGCGGTAAGCACGCGTTCGTTAGACTCGCTGCAAGAGTTAACTTAGACACCAATGAGGTAATTGAAGTAATTCAACCCACTGGCTCGTCTCCGCCTAAAACTTACTCCGAGGGCATTTCGAAAGAGGTAAATTTGAAGTATGGGAACAAGGAGGCCCTAGTGATCGTGAGCATGGTAAAGGTGCCTCACCCGAACCCAAAGAGGCGCGTTAAGGGTACAGTGGAAGTTTACTCGAATGGCGAATTGGTCTATAAGGCCAAGTACGTGAAAGGTATATTAAGAGGATCGGCGGGAGACCCGAAGTACTTCCCGGCAGTAAAGGTCGTTTTTGAGAAATTGCAGATACCCGTGAAGAGGGAAAACCCTAATGCGCACGTCCCTGGTAGGGGGAATTGACGTCGGTACTAGGAGAATAAGAGCTGTAGCCTTCGATTGCAGCACTAGGAAAGTCTTAGCGCGCGAGGCTAAGGGGAAGGAAGAAGTACTCGAACTAATCCGTTTCTTGAAGGGTATAGGTGTTGAAAAGTTATGCGTTGCGGGGGGCCTTCAGTGGAGGGAGCTAAACGGCATTGAAATTTATAGAGATCCAGTTTCCCTTCTAGGATCGGAAAGAGATATTGGGACTCACGGGTTCAGGAAGCTCATATCAAGTTCTATTTTCAAAGAAGTAGTTATACTGCCTTCCGGAGGGGCTAGCGGCGAAGTACCGATATGGAACCTCTTCAACGCCGTTGATAGCGGCACTCCGGATAAGGTGGCTAAATGTAACTACTTGATTAACTCAGAGGGCCTCAGTGACTTTACTTTGATAGATGACGGTTGCTTCACCTCGATATTGAAGGTAAACGATAAAGCAATCACCTTCGTTCTCGGCTCCACTAGGGGGGTCCCCGGGCGATGCACTCCCGGATGCATCGATTCGGAGATATTCATTGCCTTTAAGTGGCCTCAAAGGAAGAAGGACTTACTTGAATGCGGAGCTCCCCGAGAAGTGGTGGAAGGTTGGATAAGGTTCTTGAAACCAGTTCTGGGTGATACGATAATATATTCTAGCGAGCTAGACGAGTGGTCGGCCGCTATAGGTAGTGCCCTTTGGTGCTGCGGGACGAAACCTAAGAACTTCTTCAGTGATACGCCGAGATACTTCTGTGATACTCTCAAGGCACTAATGCGCTGAGCACGGCCCTCTGAGCGTGCAACTTGTTTTCCGCTTGATCCCATACTATACTAACATCGCTTTCAATTACTTCCTCCGTAACCTCCTCTCCCCTAACTGCAGGCAAGCAGTGCATGAAGAGGAAATCCTTACCGATGCATTTGGTTAGCTCCTTGTTAACTTGATACGGCGCTAAGTCCCTCTTCCTTTTATCGGCTTCGCTTTCGAATCCCATGCTAACCCAAACGTCCGTATATATGACGTCCGCTCCAGCCACGCCCTTGCAAGGATCGTAAACTATTTCCATGCTCCCTCCGCTCCTCCTGGCCCTTTCCATCGCCTCAAACAATACCTCATCCAATGGCTCGTATCCAGGTGCTGTAACGACCCTTACGTTCGCGCCTAAACTGGTGAGCGCCAAGATCAAGCTGTGGGCCACGTTATCTCTTCCGTCACCAATAAAGACCACCCTGACTCCTTCCACCTTACCCAGCTTCTCGTAGATAGTCATGGCATCAGCTAAGGCTTGAGTAGGGTGGAACTTATCGCTTAGAGCGTTCACGACTACTCCATCGAAATATTTGGAAAGTTCGATTAGGGTTTCGTGCTTTAGGACCCTGGCAGCTATTGCGTCTACATACTGAGATAGAGCTCTAGCGGTGTCCTTAACGGGTTCACCCCTACCTAAATGGCTGTTCTCTTTTGAGATAAATATGGGATGC is a genomic window containing:
- a CDS encoding DUF1464 family protein, whose translation is MRTSLVGGIDVGTRRIRAVAFDCSTRKVLAREAKGKEEVLELIRFLKGIGVEKLCVAGGLQWRELNGIEIYRDPVSLLGSERDIGTHGFRKLISSSIFKEVVILPSGGASGEVPIWNLFNAVDSGTPDKVAKCNYLINSEGLSDFTLIDDGCFTSILKVNDKAITFVLGSTRGVPGRCTPGCIDSEIFIAFKWPQRKKDLLECGAPREVVEGWIRFLKPVLGDTIIYSSELDEWSAAIGSALWCCGTKPKNFFSDTPRYFCDTLKALMR
- the argF gene encoding ornithine carbamoyltransferase: MKLKGRNLLSLMDFEPWEIRYLLSLSLSMKEEYLLGKRYWGYLENRYLALIFEKPSTRTRVAFEVAAKQLGMHPIFISKENSHLGRGEPVKDTARALSQYVDAIAARVLKHETLIELSKYFDGVVVNALSDKFHPTQALADAMTIYEKLGKVEGVRVVFIGDGRDNVAHSLILALTSLGANVRVVTAPGYEPLDEVLFEAMERARRSGGSMEIVYDPCKGVAGADVIYTDVWVSMGFESEADKRKRDLAPYQVNKELTKCIGKDFLFMHCLPAVRGEEVTEEVIESDVSIVWDQAENKLHAQRAVLSALVP